A stretch of the Nitratifractor salsuginis DSM 16511 genome encodes the following:
- a CDS encoding prepilin-type N-terminal cleavage/methylation domain-containing protein: protein MTRRGAFTLIEVLISILLISLVLLGLYQSLDVQRSSNRNLHEHLVKAMNRDRVVMALYRDLLSSDGNLTLVKGEYDRLCINRTAHTLYDLPNPRVCWLVLKEGRELIRVEGGDYRLPLRSGDHVAIDRVMGPMRLFDITRRKGEVLVAMQEEGKEPYAFLLQGLVAPKKPPKKKPAPKNGKRQTPNR from the coding sequence ATGACCCGACGCGGCGCCTTCACCCTCATCGAGGTGCTGATCTCCATTCTTCTGATCTCTCTGGTCCTGCTGGGGCTCTATCAAAGCCTGGATGTCCAACGCAGCTCCAACCGCAATCTCCACGAGCACCTCGTCAAAGCGATGAACCGGGATCGGGTCGTCATGGCCCTCTACCGGGACCTCCTCTCCAGTGACGGCAACCTCACGCTGGTCAAAGGAGAGTACGACCGTCTCTGCATCAACCGGACCGCCCATACCCTCTACGACCTTCCCAACCCCCGGGTCTGCTGGCTCGTTCTCAAGGAGGGAAGGGAACTGATCCGTGTGGAAGGGGGAGACTACCGCCTGCCTCTTCGAAGCGGTGATCACGTGGCGATCGACAGGGTGATGGGCCCGATGCGTCTCTTTGACATTACCCGGCGCAAAGGAGAGGTCCTGGTAGCTATGCAGGAAGAGGGGAAAGAGCCCTATGCCTTTTTGCTCCAGGGCCTTGTCGCCCCCAAAAAGCCGCCGAAGAAGAAACCAGCACCCAAAAACGGGAAGAGGCAAACCCCAAACCGTTAA